The window GGGCGCAGGCTGGCCTCGCCGGCATAAAAGTAGCGCAGTTGGCCGTCGGGCAGTGCCAGCCCCAACGCGCCGTCCGCCGCGGCGTCCACGACCCGGCCGAGGACGCGCTCGCCGCCGGCCTCGATCTCCACCTCCTGGCCCCATTCCAGCAGAGCGCCCCTCCATTCCTCCAGGGGCGACTCGCCGGCCAGGATGCGCTCGTACCAGCGCTCAAAATGGCGCAGGATGTCCCACAGCAGTGCCGAGCGGCTCACCGGCCGGCCGGCTTCCACCATCAGGCTGGTAGCGGTGCCGGGCAACTGCCCCAGCGTGGGGTCTGCCGCGCTCCCCAACACAGCTCCCGCCAGTTCCGCCGGCCGCACATTGACGTTGATGCCGATGCCGACCACCGCGAATTCCAGTTCCTGGCCGGCGAAGGCGCTTTCCACCAGGATGCCGGCGGCTTTGCGACCAGCGATGTACACGTCGTTGGGCCATTTGAGCGCCGGCGCAAGCCCGAGCTGATCCATGATGGCCCCTCGCACCGCCAGGCCGGCGGCCATGGTCAGGGTAAATAGGCGCTTCGGCGGCAGGGCCGGGCGGAGCAGGAGGGAGAACAGCAGACAGCGGCCGGCGGGCGCCACCCACTGCCGGCCGCGCCGCCCCCGGCCGGCGGTCTGGTGTTCGGCGATGACCAGCGTCCCTTCCGGACTGCCGGCCGCGGCCAGGCGGCGCGCTTCCTCGTTGGTGGAGTCAATCACCCGATGATAGACGATGGGACGGCCCAGCCGGCGCGTCGGCATGCCGGCCAGGAGCGCCGCCGGCGATAACAGCTCGTCCTCCACCTCATCCGACCCCACGACCATGCGTTATCTCGCGCTTGCCTTGTCAATCCCGCAGGACAGGCAGGACCAGCGCGCCGTAGGGCATGACCCCCACCGACGCGCCCGGGCCGTACTCGGCCAGCGCGGCATCCAGCGCCGGCTGTACGTGCGCTGCGTATTCCAGATGCACCTCGCGCAGTTCCGCCGGCCCCATCCCTTCCGCCACCACCACAATGCGGCATTTCATCTCGTGCAGGAGCCAGGAGAAGGTGTACAGCACACAGCTCTTTTCCCCGCCGATCTCCAGCGCCTCGGTCAGCCGGCGAAGCTCCGCCGGCGTCGGCATCTCCCGCATCCACTGGCGGAACTCCTCGTGCTCAAAGCCCTCGTAGATCCCCTCGCGGCATTGATTCACCAGGATGAGGGTGCCGCCCGGCTTCAAATAGCGGTCCACACCGCCGCAGACCCGAGACCCGCCCTGGAAAAGGCTGACCTCATAGCCGATATCCCCGACGCCGGCGATCATGATGTCCACTTTTTCGGGCAGGGCGACCTCGACATAGGGCCGCATGAACTCCACCGCGGCGCGGTGTGCCGGCAGGTGCGCATCGGCAAAAGCGGCCACCAGGTTGCGGCCGGCATCCAATAGGACATCCACCACCATGTCAATGCCGGCGATATCGGCCGCCTCTTCCAGGTCCGAGCGCACGATGTTGGCCGGCGGCATGACCCCCAGCAGGGAACTGCAGTGCAGTTCCGCCAGGATGCCCGTGAAGCGCTTGTGATTCTCGTAGATACAGCGCCGGCTGGCAACGCCCGGCAGGACGATTTTGCCGCCGGCCGACCAGCCGGCCAGCATACACGGGTTGACCAGCCCGGTGCCAATGCGGATATCCGCCTCAGCGAAGCGGCGGTGCACCTCCACCGGCGTGCCCAGGGAGGTGGTGCCCAGGTGCACCATGGCCGGCTGATTGTCCGGCTCGTTGTTGAGCACCGGGAAGCGCCGGGCGACCGCCGGCCCCAGATTGGCCTCGATGGCCTCCGGGCTGTCGGCGGCGTGCATGCCGACCCCCACCATGATGGTGATGTCTTCATCCCGAACGCCGGACTTCTCCAGCTCCTCAATGAGGATGGGGACAATCTGCTGGTTGGGCGTGGAGCGCGTGCGGTCAGTGACCACCAGGCAGACCCGGGCGCCGGGCTTGGCTTTGCGCGTGACGCCGGTGCGCTCCAGCCCCTCTTGGATGACCCGGCGAAGGTGCTCTTCGGGGTTGGGGACGGTGGGGATAGGCGCCGGCCAGCAGACGCCGGCGAGCTGGCCGGCAGGGATTTCCACCCGCTGTCGAGCAGTGCCAAGGGGGATATCAATGGGTATGCGTTCCGCGCACATCAGACAGCTCTCCTTCTGGGCATCCTGCCCATCGGCAACAGGAAACGAAGAACCAACGCATCAAACGGGAAACGAGGCGCCTTCCTGTATCCCGGTGGCATTATACCCCCGGCGGCCTGCCGGCGTCAACAGCCCTCATGAGCCGAGGTTGTGTTTTCCCCCGGGTATAGTATACTGTGGCTGAAAAGTTTGGTGGGGGAGAAGCATGGCGCGGTATCCGGTGCCGGCTGGCACCGCCCGCATCGAGTTCGTGGAGAAAGGCTCGCGCTTCATCGCCACGGCCGGCCCGGCCCATTCCGTGGACGAGGCTATGGCCTTCATCGCCGCCGTCAAGGCCGAGTTCCACGACGCCACGCACAACGTCTGGGCCTATGTGGTGGGTTTCGGCCCCACCAGTCAGTATGCCTGCCACAACGATGGGGAGCCGGGCGGAACCGCCGGCCCGCCGGCGCTCTCCGTCCTGCAGAACGCCGGCCTGGGGGATGTGGTGGTCGTCATCACCCGCTATTTCGGTGGGGTGAAACTGGGCACCGGCGGCCTGGTGCGCGCCTACTCTCGGGCCGCCCGCCTGGCCGTGGAGGCCCTGCCGCGCACGGAAAGGGTGGACCAGGTGAGCCTGCGCGTGCGCGTCCCCTACCGCTGGTACGAGGCGGTCCAGCGGCAGGCACAGGCGTTCCAGGCCTCTGTCGTGCAAACCGAACATGGAGCAGAGGTCACTTTCCTCCTGTTGGTGCCGGAGGACAGGGTCGAGGGGTTCCGCTTCGCGCTGTGTGAGGTCACCGCCGGCGAAGCCGCTTTCATCTAACTCTCCTCGCGGGCGTATCGGTTTTGCCCCAACAGCGTTGTTATGAGTGGCCATCCGAAATAAGGAGAGCGAAAATGAGCAAATGGCGTCTGACCGTGGTGATGATGTTGCTCCTGGTGCTGTTGGGGATCATGCCCTCAGCCGCACAGCCCCGGCCGGCATCTCCCGGCCCATGGGTGTACCTGGCGCGGTTCGCCTTTGATCCGCTGGCCGGCGAACCCGCCGCGCCCAGCCCGCTGGCCGGCCTGGAAGGCCCCGCGCCGGCCAGCCCCTACTATCTCCTGCAGTTTGACGGCCCGGTACAGGAGGAATGGAAGCAGGCGGTCGAGGCCGCCGGCATCCGCCTGCTGAGCTATGTGCCCGATTTCGCCTTTGTGGTCCGCCTGCCGGCCGGCATGTCCGCCGATGCAGCGCGCACCCTGCCCCATGTGCGCTGGGTCGGCCCCTACCGCATGCTCTACAAGCTCTCCCCGGAGCTGGACGCCTGGATGGGGGAGAGTACGCCTATCGAGCTTTCCGTCAGCCTCTTCCCCGGCGAGGACGCTTCGGAAGTGGAGGCGCAGGTACGCGCCTGGGGCGGGGAGGTCACGGACCGGGCGCAGAGCGATCTGCTGGGCGCCGGCCTGCGCGTTTCCCTGCCGGCCTATCGCCTGACGGAACTGGTGGGACTGCGCGGCGTCGCCTGGGCCGAGCCGTACCTGCCCATGGAACTGCATAACGACCGCGCCCGCGACATTATGAAAGTCAATCAGGCGCAGAGCACGCTGGCCGGCCTGGGCACCAACCTGTACGGCGCCGGCCAGATCGTGGCGGTGGCCGACACCGGCCTGGACACGGGCAACGAGTCCACCTTGAGCCTCGATTTCCGCGGCCGGCTGGTGCGTGCCTTTGCCCTGGGCCGGCCCGGGGATTGGAGCGATGGTCTCACGTATAACGATGAACCGCAGGGCGGCCACGGCACCCATGTCGCCGGCTCGGTGCTGGGCAACGGCTCCCTCTCCGGCGCCAACCCCTCCGCGCATCAGTACACCAGCTCCTTCGCCGGTGTGGCCCCGGAGGCCAGCCTGGTCTTTCAATCGGTGATGGACTCCACCGGCGGCCTTTCCGGCATCCCCTATGATCTCAAGGAGCTGTTCACGCAGGCTTACAACGAGGGGGCGCGCATCCATACCAACAGTTGGGGCCATCCCACCGGCGGGAGCTATCCCAATTACACCTACGGCGACTACGATGTCTTCGCCCGCTATGCCGACGAATATATGTGGCAGAATCCTCAGGCGCTGGTGCTGTTCTCCGCCGGCAATGCCGGCCGCGACGTGAACAGGGATGGCGTCATTGACCCGGACAGCATCGCGTCTCCCGGCACTGCCAAAAACGTGCTGACCGTGGGCGCCACGGAGAACAACCGCCCGCCCGGCGCCGGCTTCGGCGGATACTCCAACTACCGCTGGGGCACTGGCTCCTGGGAAGCCCTGTTCCCCGTCAACCCCATCCACGACGACTACATTTCGAACAACATCAACGGCCTGGCGGCCTTCTCCAGCCGCGGCCCCACCGATGACGGCCGGGTCAAGCCGGAGGTGGTGGCCCCTGGCACGGACATCATTTCGGCGCGCTCCCATGCCAGCGGCGCGGGGACCGGCTGGGGGATCTACAATTCCCACTACGTCTACATGGGCGGCACCAGCATGTCCACGCCGCTGACCGCCGGCGCGGCCGCTTTGGTGCGCCAATACTACAACCAGGTCAAGGGCTACTCCAACCCCAGCGGTGCCCTCATCAAGGCCACGCTCATCAACGGCGCCCAGAACATCGCCCCCGGCCAGTACGGCACCGGTTCCACCCAGGAGATTCCCAACGCCACCCCGAACAATGTGATCGGCTTCGGGCGCGTCAACCTGGTGAACTCGCTGGCGCTCAATCCCAATGAGCATATGGCTTACTGGGATGAGAAGGCCGGCATCGGTACCAGCGCCGTCCGCACCTACACGGTGGCGGTCACCCAAACCGTCACCTCCGGCGACGCTTTTGTCGTCACGCTGGCCTGGACCGATTATCCCGGCACCGTCGGCGCCGGCAAGGCTCTGGTCAACGACCTGGACCTGGAGGTAACGGCGCCCGGCGGCACGCAGTACAAGGGCAACGGTGGGGCCTCCTGGGATCGGCTGAACAACTCGGAGCGCGTGGTGATCCAGAACCCGGCCGCCGGCACCTATCAGATCACCGTGCGCGGCTATAATCTGCCGAGCGGCCCCCAGCCCTTTGCCCTGGTGGTGCGCTCCCACTACCTGACGACGTC of the Anaerolineae bacterium genome contains:
- a CDS encoding biotin--[acetyl-CoA-carboxylase] ligase; its protein translation is MVVGSDEVEDELLSPAALLAGMPTRRLGRPIVYHRVIDSTNEEARRLAAAGSPEGTLVIAEHQTAGRGRRGRQWVAPAGRCLLFSLLLRPALPPKRLFTLTMAAGLAVRGAIMDQLGLAPALKWPNDVYIAGRKAAGILVESAFAGQELEFAVVGIGINVNVRPAELAGAVLGSAADPTLGQLPGTATSLMVEAGRPVSRSALLWDILRHFERWYERILAGESPLEEWRGALLEWGQEVEIEAGGERVLGRVVDAAADGALGLALPDGQLRYFYAGEASLRPRPAGAEDNLPESA
- the larA gene encoding nickel-dependent lactate racemase; translation: MCAERIPIDIPLGTARQRVEIPAGQLAGVCWPAPIPTVPNPEEHLRRVIQEGLERTGVTRKAKPGARVCLVVTDRTRSTPNQQIVPILIEELEKSGVRDEDITIMVGVGMHAADSPEAIEANLGPAVARRFPVLNNEPDNQPAMVHLGTTSLGTPVEVHRRFAEADIRIGTGLVNPCMLAGWSAGGKIVLPGVASRRCIYENHKRFTGILAELHCSSLLGVMPPANIVRSDLEEAADIAGIDMVVDVLLDAGRNLVAAFADAHLPAHRAAVEFMRPYVEVALPEKVDIMIAGVGDIGYEVSLFQGGSRVCGGVDRYLKPGGTLILVNQCREGIYEGFEHEEFRQWMREMPTPAELRRLTEALEIGGEKSCVLYTFSWLLHEMKCRIVVVAEGMGPAELREVHLEYAAHVQPALDAALAEYGPGASVGVMPYGALVLPVLRD
- a CDS encoding YigZ family protein, whose translation is MARYPVPAGTARIEFVEKGSRFIATAGPAHSVDEAMAFIAAVKAEFHDATHNVWAYVVGFGPTSQYACHNDGEPGGTAGPPALSVLQNAGLGDVVVVITRYFGGVKLGTGGLVRAYSRAARLAVEALPRTERVDQVSLRVRVPYRWYEAVQRQAQAFQASVVQTEHGAEVTFLLLVPEDRVEGFRFALCEVTAGEAAFI
- a CDS encoding S8 family serine peptidase, with product MSKWRLTVVMMLLLVLLGIMPSAAQPRPASPGPWVYLARFAFDPLAGEPAAPSPLAGLEGPAPASPYYLLQFDGPVQEEWKQAVEAAGIRLLSYVPDFAFVVRLPAGMSADAARTLPHVRWVGPYRMLYKLSPELDAWMGESTPIELSVSLFPGEDASEVEAQVRAWGGEVTDRAQSDLLGAGLRVSLPAYRLTELVGLRGVAWAEPYLPMELHNDRARDIMKVNQAQSTLAGLGTNLYGAGQIVAVADTGLDTGNESTLSLDFRGRLVRAFALGRPGDWSDGLTYNDEPQGGHGTHVAGSVLGNGSLSGANPSAHQYTSSFAGVAPEASLVFQSVMDSTGGLSGIPYDLKELFTQAYNEGARIHTNSWGHPTGGSYPNYTYGDYDVFARYADEYMWQNPQALVLFSAGNAGRDVNRDGVIDPDSIASPGTAKNVLTVGATENNRPPGAGFGGYSNYRWGTGSWEALFPVNPIHDDYISNNINGLAAFSSRGPTDDGRVKPEVVAPGTDIISARSHASGAGTGWGIYNSHYVYMGGTSMSTPLTAGAAALVRQYYNQVKGYSNPSGALIKATLINGAQNIAPGQYGTGSTQEIPNATPNNVIGFGRVNLVNSLALNPNEHMAYWDEKAGIGTSAVRTYTVAVTQTVTSGDAFVVTLAWTDYPGTVGAGKALVNDLDLEVTAPGGTQYKGNGGASWDRLNNSERVVIQNPAAGTYQITVRGYNLPSGPQPFALVVRSHYLTTS